One Ricinus communis isolate WT05 ecotype wild-type chromosome 1, ASM1957865v1, whole genome shotgun sequence DNA window includes the following coding sequences:
- the LOC8287200 gene encoding uncharacterized protein LOC8287200, producing MDDFWSLCSRQMDTKKRVDLSSCFLVEASGDSEVGLDPKDLAAAPDDNDDAESCSCDVSDCYYYYSCVGDNTNSGEVEEASVHGVTDHNKEQYQEHEDEDEDEVQSYRTWVDGHINGVQVNKKSCVSVESTSEPMNEKERNRLFWESCLAS from the coding sequence atggacgACTTCTGGTCTTTGTGCTCTAGACAAATGGACACTAAGAAGAGAGTGGATTTGTCTTCTTGCTTTCTTGTAGAAGCCTCTGGTGATTCTGAGGTTGGTCTTGATCCTAAAGACCTTGCTGCTGCTCCtgatgataatgatgatgcAGAATCTTGTAGCTGTGATGTTTCAGattgctattattattattcctGTGTTGGTGATAATACCAATAGCGGTGAAGTTGAAGAAGCATCCGTTCATGGTGTTACTGATCATAATAAAGAGCAATATCAAGAacatgaagatgaagatgaagatgaggTTCAGAGTTATCGCACATGGGTTGATGGGCATATTAATGGAGTACAAGTGAATAAGAAATCATGTGTTTCTGTAGAATCGACTAGTGAACCGATGAATGAAAAGGAGAGGAACAGACTCTTTTGGGAAAGTTGCTTGGCATCATGA